One part of the Eucalyptus grandis isolate ANBG69807.140 chromosome 10, ASM1654582v1, whole genome shotgun sequence genome encodes these proteins:
- the LOC104420986 gene encoding uncharacterized protein LOC104420986 has translation MASLGVRGGGECCMSRFDLPARHIDHQSPSKPWSVTMPNGARSRTQMRRAVSAAAPMAPVRIPRKPKPYQEFEEGAAIAHEKLDDWMEDSVAEIVRNLRGAPLFVHVYDENRGAGAGAGGARGGESIRLRTEKGMREEDWDRVRMKWEKGEVQKPEGVIYVEELEDDDEGGDNVTRIWGLVVQGKGANCGPACYLLKTCRVGSGLGACSTHFCLMKVKSFRESARSQLKNFWLW, from the coding sequence ATGGCGTCTCTCGGGgtccgcggcggcggcgagtgCTGCATGAGCCGCTTCGATCTCCCCGCCCGCCACATCGATCACCAGAGCCCGTCGAAGCCGTGGTCGGTGACGATGCCCAACGGAGCGAGATCGAGGACCCAGATGCGGCGCGCCGTTTCGGCGGCGGCCCCGATGGCGCCGGTCCGGATACCCAGGAAGCCGAAACCGTACCAGGAGTTCGAGGAGGGCGCCGCGATCGCGCACGAGAAGCTGGACGATTGGATGGAGGACTCGGTGGCGGAGATCGTGAGGAACCTCCGCGGGGCGCCGCTGTTCGTGCACGTCTACGACGAGAACcgcggcgccggcgccggcgctgGCGGGGCCAGGGGCGGCGAGTCGATAAGGCTAAGGACGGAGAAGGGGATGAGGGAGGAGGATTGGGATCGCGTGAGGATGAAGTGGGAGAAGGGGGAGGTCCAGAAGCCTGAAGGCGTGATCTACGTGGAGGAGCTCGAGGATGACGACGAGGGAGGAGATAATGTGACCAGAATTTGGGGATTGGTGGTGCAGGGGAAGGGGGCGAATTGCGGGCCGGCTTGCTATCTGCTCAAGACGtgccgggtcgggtcgggtttgggggCGTGCAGCACGCACTTCTGCTTGATGAAGGTGAAGAGTTTCCGGGAATCCGCCAGATCGCAGCTCAAGAATTTCTGGTTGTGGTAG